In the genome of Denticeps clupeoides chromosome 13, fDenClu1.1, whole genome shotgun sequence, one region contains:
- the sgip1a gene encoding SH3-containing GRB2-like protein 3-interacting protein 1 isoform X5, with product MHKNGAGGLYCRFEKRTRKAFGIRKKEKDTDSTGSPDREGGGLQEIESPQKKSNGAPNGFYGEIDWERYNSPELDDEGYSIRPEDGDEVEPKAKSHFFSSSESEGEEEHRPKFKIKIKPLPADSADFVAPSVDELKASIGNIALSPSPLRSSPRRSPGLIKRNTSSEEIARPRRSVPTVTPAPAPVPVPNPEPTPVDALSSMRAPVPEDAIGLFGPPLETAFDDSKNEVVIDEPEVWGVPVSESNPDSSMARPFPTGTPPPLPPKNVPTSPPPCGSPPAESSDVSKEGSSSIQARQRPSIADLDTIFGPADSTQPEENLDSKWVCFSEESPERLLPDNPSPPAHTCPLPPDLPAPPLPSSPPPPSDPTPPLPTSPPLAQELQSPPKESTPPPSISQTPPKESAPPPPTVHPPLQDPAPALPPPEDPTSPIPTPPLKTPPCIPPSPLQETGSDSAATSPPVSTDATRRTIPPPLVLSQEDPKSPEENQHHEDETETSVSPKEIGQSTRATPPPPPPPTYRAVVSSPGPCSGAGGTGSGSSSPARPATPSAASSPTPPPPPPRPPSRPKLPPGKPGVADANRPFSPPVHSSSPPPIAPLARAESTSSISSTNSLSAATTPTVEDDAYIEKLPSFERRGDVPAENDQPSLVWFDRGKFYLTFEGCSRGPSPLTMGAQDTLPVAAAFTETVNAYFKGADSSKCVVKITGEMVLSFPAGITRHFANNPSPAVLTFSITNYSRLEHVLPNPQLLCCDTTQTNPNSKEFWVNMPNLMTHLKKVAEQKPQATYYNVDMLKYQVSAQGIPSTPLNLATSWRCEPNSTDLRIDYKYNGAAMTTPVALNNVQFLIPVDGGVSSLLAVLPPAAWNAEQQRILWKIPDISQKSENGGVGSLLARFQLTEGPSKPSPLAVQFTSEGSTLSGCDIELVGPGYRFSLIKKRFAAGKYLADN from the exons ATGCACAAGAACGGAGCTGGGGGCCTTTACTGCAG GTTTGAAAAACGTACCAGGAAGGCCTTCGGGATacggaagaaagaaaaagacacgGACTCTAC GGGGTCACCAGACAGAGAAGGAGGT GGACTTCAAGAAATTGAATCG CCACAGAAAAAGTCTAATGGTGCGCCCAATGGCTTCTATGGAGAAATTGACTGGGAACGATAT AACTCTCCGGAGTTGGACGATGAAGGCTACAGCATCAGACCAGAGGACGGAGATGAAG TGGAACCCAAAGCCAAGTCACACTTCTTCTCATCCAGCGAGTCCGAAGGGGAGGAGGAGCACCGACCAAAGTTCAAGATCAAGATCAAGCCACTGCCGGCGGACAGCGCTGACTTTGTGGCACCTTCGGTAGATGAACTAAAAGCCTCCATAGGCAACATagctctgtctccctctcctctG AGGAGCAGTCCG AGACGCAGCCCG ggtttgataaaaagaaatacatCTT CTGAGGAGATTGCCAGGCCAAGGCGCTCTGTGCCCACGGTGACACCAGCGCCAGCCCCTGTCCCCGTCCCCAACCCAGAACCTACGCCTGTGGATGCCCTCAG CAGTATGAGAGCCCCTGTACCAGAGGATGCTATTGGTTTATTTGGTCCACCATTGGAAACAGCATTTGACGATAGCAAAAATGAAG TGGTGATAGATGAGCCTGAGGTGTGGGGTGTGCCTGTGTCTGAGTCAAATCCAGACTCTTCCATGGCCAGACCCTTTCCCACCGGAA CTCCGCCTCCGCTTCCGCCCAAGAATGTGCCGACCTCCCCTCCTCCGTGTGGCTCTCCCCCAGCAGAATCTTCTG ATGTGTCAAAAGAGGGGAGTAGCTCAATTCAGGCCCGCCAGAGGCCCTCCATCGCAGACCTGGACACGATATTTGGTCCGGCAGACTCCACCCAGCCTGAAGAGAACTTGGACAGCAAGTGGGTCTGCTTCAGCGAGGAGTCACCCGAAAGACTGCTGCCCGACAACCCGTCTCCTCCTGCACACACATGCCCACTCCCACCAGACCTGCCCGCCCCTCCGTTACCctcctctccaccaccaccctcaGACCCGACCCCACCGCTACCCACGTCTCCACCCCTGGCACAGGAGTTACAGTCCCCACCAAAAGAGAGCACCCCTCCACCTTCCATTTCTCAGACCCCACCTAAAGAAAGTGCCCCCCCTCCACCTACAGTCCATCCACCTCTACAAGATCCCGCCCCAGCCCTGCCTCCACCTGAAGATCCCACATCTCCTATTCCAACCCCACCTCTCAAAACACCTCCATGCATTCCACCCAGTCCCTTACAAGAGACTGGATCAGACTCTGCTGCTACCAGCCCCCCAGTTTCCACAGACGCCACCAGGCGCACAATCCCTCCACCCCTCGTCCTGAGCCAGGAGGACCCAAAGAGTCCAGAGGAAAACCAGCATCATGAGGATGAGACTGAGACCAGCGTTTCGCCCAAAGAGATTGGCCAGAGTACTCGTGCCACGCCCCcgcctccaccaccccccacgtaCAGGGCAGTGGTGTCGTCCCCAGGACCCTGCTCTGGAGCTGGAGGCACAGGCAGTG GGTCATCTTCCCCTGCCCGGCCTGCGACACCATCAGCAGCCAGCAGTCCAACacctcccccaccaccaccacgacCCCCCTCACGACCCAAACTGCCTCCTGGGAAACCTGGAGTCGCTGATGCG AATCGACCTTTCAGCCCTCCCGTCCACTCATCAAGTCCCCCTCCTATAGCCCCTCTGGCACGAGCAGAAAgcacctcctccatctcctccaccaACTCGCTGAGCGCAGCCACCACCCCCACCGTCG AAGATGATGCTTATATAGAAAAACTACCCAGCTTTGAGAGGCGTGGGGATGTGCCTGCAG AGAATGACCAGCCTTCCCTCGTATGGTTTGACCGAGGCAAGTTTTATTTGACCTTTGAAG GCTGCTCCCGAGGGCCCAGTCCCCTCACCATGGGTGCCCAGGACACGCTCCCTGTGGCGGCGGCCTTCACAGAAACGGTCAATGCCTACTTCAAAGGTGCCGACTCCAGCAA GTGCGTGGTGAAGATCACAGGAGAGATGGTGCTGTCGTTCCCGGCTGGCATCACCAGGCACTTTGCCAATAACCCCTCCCCCGCTGTCCTAACCTTCAGCATAACCAACTACAGCCGTCTGGAACACGTCCTCCCTAACCCCCAGCTTCTGTGCTG TGACACCACACAGACCAATCCCAACTCGAAGGAATTCTGGGTGAACATGCCAAACCTGATGACGCACTTAAAGAAGGTGGCCGAGCAGAAGCCTCAGGCCACCTACTACAACGTAGACATGCTGAAGTATCAG GTATCAGCACAGGGTATTCCGTCGACTCCACTGAACTTGGCTACTAGCTGGAGGTGCGAGCCCAACAGCACAGACCTCAGAATAGACTACAAATACAACGGAGCAGCCATGACCACTCCCGTGGCGCTCAACAACGTCCAGTTCCTCATCCCTGTGGACGGAGGCGTCAGCAGTCTGCTGGCTGTGCTCCCCCCAGCTGCCTG GAACGCAGAGCAGCAGAGGATCCTGTGGAAGATTCCGGACATTTCTCAGAAGTCTGAGAATGGAG GAGTAGGGTCCCTACTGGCACGATTCCAGTTGACCGAGGGTCCCAGTAAGCCGTCTCCGCTGGCTGTGCAGTTCACCAGTGAAGGCAGTACCCTCTCAGGCTGTGATATCGAGCTGGTCGGTCCCGGGTACAGATTCTCCCTCATCAAGAAGAGATTTGCTGCAG GGAAATACTTGGCTGACAATTAA
- the sgip1a gene encoding SH3-containing GRB2-like protein 3-interacting protein 1 isoform X9 → MHKNGAGGLYCRFEKRTRKAFGIRKKEKDTDSTGSPDREGGGLQEIESPQKKSNGAPNGFYGEIDWERYNSPELDDEGYSIRPEDGDEVEPKAKSHFFSSSESEGEEEHRPKFKIKIKPLPADSADFVAPSVDELKASIGNIALSPSPLRSSPRRSPGLIKRNTSSEEIARPRRSVPTVTPAPAPVPVPNPEPTPVDALSSMRAPVPEDAIGLFGPPLETAFDDSKNEVVIDEPEVWGVPVSESNPDSSMARPFPTGTPPPLPPKNVPTSPPPCGSPPAESSDVSKEGSSSIQARQRPSIADLDTIFGPADSTQPEENLDSKWVCFSEESPERLLPDNPSPPAHTCPLPPDLPAPPLPSSPPPPSDPTPPLPTSPPLAQELQSPPKESTPPPSISQTPPKESAPPPPTVHPPLQDPAPALPPPEDPTSPIPTPPLKTPPCIPPSPLQETGSDSAATSPPVSTDATRRTIPPPLVLSQEDPKSPEENQHHEDETETSVSPKEIGQSTRATPPPPPPPTYRAVVSSPGPCSGAGGTGSGSSSPARPATPSAASSPTPPPPPPRPPSRPKLPPGKPGVADANRPFSPPVHSSSPPPIAPLARAESTSSISSTNSLSAATTPTVENDQPSLVWFDRGKFYLTFEGCSRGPSPLTMGAQDTLPVAAAFTETVNAYFKGADSSKCVVKITGEMVLSFPAGITRHFANNPSPAVLTFSITNYSRLEHVLPNPQLLCCDTTQTNPNSKEFWVNMPNLMTHLKKVAEQKPQATYYNVDMLKYQVSAQGIPSTPLNLATSWRCEPNSTDLRIDYKYNGAAMTTPVALNNVQFLIPVDGGVSSLLAVLPPAAWNAEQQRILWKIPDISQKSENGGVGSLLARFQLTEGPSKPSPLAVQFTSEGSTLSGCDIELVGPGYRFSLIKKRFAAGKYLADN, encoded by the exons ATGCACAAGAACGGAGCTGGGGGCCTTTACTGCAG GTTTGAAAAACGTACCAGGAAGGCCTTCGGGATacggaagaaagaaaaagacacgGACTCTAC GGGGTCACCAGACAGAGAAGGAGGT GGACTTCAAGAAATTGAATCG CCACAGAAAAAGTCTAATGGTGCGCCCAATGGCTTCTATGGAGAAATTGACTGGGAACGATAT AACTCTCCGGAGTTGGACGATGAAGGCTACAGCATCAGACCAGAGGACGGAGATGAAG TGGAACCCAAAGCCAAGTCACACTTCTTCTCATCCAGCGAGTCCGAAGGGGAGGAGGAGCACCGACCAAAGTTCAAGATCAAGATCAAGCCACTGCCGGCGGACAGCGCTGACTTTGTGGCACCTTCGGTAGATGAACTAAAAGCCTCCATAGGCAACATagctctgtctccctctcctctG AGGAGCAGTCCG AGACGCAGCCCG ggtttgataaaaagaaatacatCTT CTGAGGAGATTGCCAGGCCAAGGCGCTCTGTGCCCACGGTGACACCAGCGCCAGCCCCTGTCCCCGTCCCCAACCCAGAACCTACGCCTGTGGATGCCCTCAG CAGTATGAGAGCCCCTGTACCAGAGGATGCTATTGGTTTATTTGGTCCACCATTGGAAACAGCATTTGACGATAGCAAAAATGAAG TGGTGATAGATGAGCCTGAGGTGTGGGGTGTGCCTGTGTCTGAGTCAAATCCAGACTCTTCCATGGCCAGACCCTTTCCCACCGGAA CTCCGCCTCCGCTTCCGCCCAAGAATGTGCCGACCTCCCCTCCTCCGTGTGGCTCTCCCCCAGCAGAATCTTCTG ATGTGTCAAAAGAGGGGAGTAGCTCAATTCAGGCCCGCCAGAGGCCCTCCATCGCAGACCTGGACACGATATTTGGTCCGGCAGACTCCACCCAGCCTGAAGAGAACTTGGACAGCAAGTGGGTCTGCTTCAGCGAGGAGTCACCCGAAAGACTGCTGCCCGACAACCCGTCTCCTCCTGCACACACATGCCCACTCCCACCAGACCTGCCCGCCCCTCCGTTACCctcctctccaccaccaccctcaGACCCGACCCCACCGCTACCCACGTCTCCACCCCTGGCACAGGAGTTACAGTCCCCACCAAAAGAGAGCACCCCTCCACCTTCCATTTCTCAGACCCCACCTAAAGAAAGTGCCCCCCCTCCACCTACAGTCCATCCACCTCTACAAGATCCCGCCCCAGCCCTGCCTCCACCTGAAGATCCCACATCTCCTATTCCAACCCCACCTCTCAAAACACCTCCATGCATTCCACCCAGTCCCTTACAAGAGACTGGATCAGACTCTGCTGCTACCAGCCCCCCAGTTTCCACAGACGCCACCAGGCGCACAATCCCTCCACCCCTCGTCCTGAGCCAGGAGGACCCAAAGAGTCCAGAGGAAAACCAGCATCATGAGGATGAGACTGAGACCAGCGTTTCGCCCAAAGAGATTGGCCAGAGTACTCGTGCCACGCCCCcgcctccaccaccccccacgtaCAGGGCAGTGGTGTCGTCCCCAGGACCCTGCTCTGGAGCTGGAGGCACAGGCAGTG GGTCATCTTCCCCTGCCCGGCCTGCGACACCATCAGCAGCCAGCAGTCCAACacctcccccaccaccaccacgacCCCCCTCACGACCCAAACTGCCTCCTGGGAAACCTGGAGTCGCTGATGCG AATCGACCTTTCAGCCCTCCCGTCCACTCATCAAGTCCCCCTCCTATAGCCCCTCTGGCACGAGCAGAAAgcacctcctccatctcctccaccaACTCGCTGAGCGCAGCCACCACCCCCACCGTCG AGAATGACCAGCCTTCCCTCGTATGGTTTGACCGAGGCAAGTTTTATTTGACCTTTGAAG GCTGCTCCCGAGGGCCCAGTCCCCTCACCATGGGTGCCCAGGACACGCTCCCTGTGGCGGCGGCCTTCACAGAAACGGTCAATGCCTACTTCAAAGGTGCCGACTCCAGCAA GTGCGTGGTGAAGATCACAGGAGAGATGGTGCTGTCGTTCCCGGCTGGCATCACCAGGCACTTTGCCAATAACCCCTCCCCCGCTGTCCTAACCTTCAGCATAACCAACTACAGCCGTCTGGAACACGTCCTCCCTAACCCCCAGCTTCTGTGCTG TGACACCACACAGACCAATCCCAACTCGAAGGAATTCTGGGTGAACATGCCAAACCTGATGACGCACTTAAAGAAGGTGGCCGAGCAGAAGCCTCAGGCCACCTACTACAACGTAGACATGCTGAAGTATCAG GTATCAGCACAGGGTATTCCGTCGACTCCACTGAACTTGGCTACTAGCTGGAGGTGCGAGCCCAACAGCACAGACCTCAGAATAGACTACAAATACAACGGAGCAGCCATGACCACTCCCGTGGCGCTCAACAACGTCCAGTTCCTCATCCCTGTGGACGGAGGCGTCAGCAGTCTGCTGGCTGTGCTCCCCCCAGCTGCCTG GAACGCAGAGCAGCAGAGGATCCTGTGGAAGATTCCGGACATTTCTCAGAAGTCTGAGAATGGAG GAGTAGGGTCCCTACTGGCACGATTCCAGTTGACCGAGGGTCCCAGTAAGCCGTCTCCGCTGGCTGTGCAGTTCACCAGTGAAGGCAGTACCCTCTCAGGCTGTGATATCGAGCTGGTCGGTCCCGGGTACAGATTCTCCCTCATCAAGAAGAGATTTGCTGCAG GGAAATACTTGGCTGACAATTAA
- the sgip1a gene encoding SH3-containing GRB2-like protein 3-interacting protein 1 isoform X13, translated as MHKNGAGGLYCRFEKRTRKAFGIRKKEKDTDSTGSPDREGGGLQEIESPQKKSNGAPNGFYGEIDWERYNSPELDDEGYSIRPEDGDEVEPKAKSHFFSSSESEGEEEHRPKFKIKIKPLPADSADFVAPSVDELKASIGNIALSPSPLRSSPRRSPGLIKRNTSSEEIARPRRSVPTVTPAPAPVPVPNPEPTPVDALSSMRAPVPEDAIGLFGPPLETAFDDSKNEVVIDEPEVWGVPVSESNPDSSMARPFPTGTPPPLPPKNVPTSPPPCGSPPAESSDVSKEGSSSIQARQRPSIADLDTIFGPADSTQPEENLDSKWVCFSEESPERLLPDNPSPPAHTCPLPPDLPAPPLPSSPPPPSDPTPPLPTSPPLAQELQSPPKESTPPPSISQTPPKESAPPPPTVHPPLQDPAPALPPPEDPTSPIPTPPLKTPPCIPPSPLQETGSDSAATSPPVSTDATRRTIPPPLVLSQEDPKSPEENQHHEDETETSVSPKEIGQSTRATPPPPPPPTYRAVVSSPGPCSGAGGTGSGSSSPARPATPSAASSPTPPPPPPRPPSRPKLPPGKPGVADANRPFSPPVHSSSPPPIAPLARAESTSSISSTNSLSAATTPTVGCSRGPSPLTMGAQDTLPVAAAFTETVNAYFKGADSSKCVVKITGEMVLSFPAGITRHFANNPSPAVLTFSITNYSRLEHVLPNPQLLCCDTTQTNPNSKEFWVNMPNLMTHLKKVAEQKPQATYYNVDMLKYQVSAQGIPSTPLNLATSWRCEPNSTDLRIDYKYNGAAMTTPVALNNVQFLIPVDGGVSSLLAVLPPAAWNAEQQRILWKIPDISQKSENGGVGSLLARFQLTEGPSKPSPLAVQFTSEGSTLSGCDIELVGPGYRFSLIKKRFAAGKYLADN; from the exons ATGCACAAGAACGGAGCTGGGGGCCTTTACTGCAG GTTTGAAAAACGTACCAGGAAGGCCTTCGGGATacggaagaaagaaaaagacacgGACTCTAC GGGGTCACCAGACAGAGAAGGAGGT GGACTTCAAGAAATTGAATCG CCACAGAAAAAGTCTAATGGTGCGCCCAATGGCTTCTATGGAGAAATTGACTGGGAACGATAT AACTCTCCGGAGTTGGACGATGAAGGCTACAGCATCAGACCAGAGGACGGAGATGAAG TGGAACCCAAAGCCAAGTCACACTTCTTCTCATCCAGCGAGTCCGAAGGGGAGGAGGAGCACCGACCAAAGTTCAAGATCAAGATCAAGCCACTGCCGGCGGACAGCGCTGACTTTGTGGCACCTTCGGTAGATGAACTAAAAGCCTCCATAGGCAACATagctctgtctccctctcctctG AGGAGCAGTCCG AGACGCAGCCCG ggtttgataaaaagaaatacatCTT CTGAGGAGATTGCCAGGCCAAGGCGCTCTGTGCCCACGGTGACACCAGCGCCAGCCCCTGTCCCCGTCCCCAACCCAGAACCTACGCCTGTGGATGCCCTCAG CAGTATGAGAGCCCCTGTACCAGAGGATGCTATTGGTTTATTTGGTCCACCATTGGAAACAGCATTTGACGATAGCAAAAATGAAG TGGTGATAGATGAGCCTGAGGTGTGGGGTGTGCCTGTGTCTGAGTCAAATCCAGACTCTTCCATGGCCAGACCCTTTCCCACCGGAA CTCCGCCTCCGCTTCCGCCCAAGAATGTGCCGACCTCCCCTCCTCCGTGTGGCTCTCCCCCAGCAGAATCTTCTG ATGTGTCAAAAGAGGGGAGTAGCTCAATTCAGGCCCGCCAGAGGCCCTCCATCGCAGACCTGGACACGATATTTGGTCCGGCAGACTCCACCCAGCCTGAAGAGAACTTGGACAGCAAGTGGGTCTGCTTCAGCGAGGAGTCACCCGAAAGACTGCTGCCCGACAACCCGTCTCCTCCTGCACACACATGCCCACTCCCACCAGACCTGCCCGCCCCTCCGTTACCctcctctccaccaccaccctcaGACCCGACCCCACCGCTACCCACGTCTCCACCCCTGGCACAGGAGTTACAGTCCCCACCAAAAGAGAGCACCCCTCCACCTTCCATTTCTCAGACCCCACCTAAAGAAAGTGCCCCCCCTCCACCTACAGTCCATCCACCTCTACAAGATCCCGCCCCAGCCCTGCCTCCACCTGAAGATCCCACATCTCCTATTCCAACCCCACCTCTCAAAACACCTCCATGCATTCCACCCAGTCCCTTACAAGAGACTGGATCAGACTCTGCTGCTACCAGCCCCCCAGTTTCCACAGACGCCACCAGGCGCACAATCCCTCCACCCCTCGTCCTGAGCCAGGAGGACCCAAAGAGTCCAGAGGAAAACCAGCATCATGAGGATGAGACTGAGACCAGCGTTTCGCCCAAAGAGATTGGCCAGAGTACTCGTGCCACGCCCCcgcctccaccaccccccacgtaCAGGGCAGTGGTGTCGTCCCCAGGACCCTGCTCTGGAGCTGGAGGCACAGGCAGTG GGTCATCTTCCCCTGCCCGGCCTGCGACACCATCAGCAGCCAGCAGTCCAACacctcccccaccaccaccacgacCCCCCTCACGACCCAAACTGCCTCCTGGGAAACCTGGAGTCGCTGATGCG AATCGACCTTTCAGCCCTCCCGTCCACTCATCAAGTCCCCCTCCTATAGCCCCTCTGGCACGAGCAGAAAgcacctcctccatctcctccaccaACTCGCTGAGCGCAGCCACCACCCCCACCGTCG GCTGCTCCCGAGGGCCCAGTCCCCTCACCATGGGTGCCCAGGACACGCTCCCTGTGGCGGCGGCCTTCACAGAAACGGTCAATGCCTACTTCAAAGGTGCCGACTCCAGCAA GTGCGTGGTGAAGATCACAGGAGAGATGGTGCTGTCGTTCCCGGCTGGCATCACCAGGCACTTTGCCAATAACCCCTCCCCCGCTGTCCTAACCTTCAGCATAACCAACTACAGCCGTCTGGAACACGTCCTCCCTAACCCCCAGCTTCTGTGCTG TGACACCACACAGACCAATCCCAACTCGAAGGAATTCTGGGTGAACATGCCAAACCTGATGACGCACTTAAAGAAGGTGGCCGAGCAGAAGCCTCAGGCCACCTACTACAACGTAGACATGCTGAAGTATCAG GTATCAGCACAGGGTATTCCGTCGACTCCACTGAACTTGGCTACTAGCTGGAGGTGCGAGCCCAACAGCACAGACCTCAGAATAGACTACAAATACAACGGAGCAGCCATGACCACTCCCGTGGCGCTCAACAACGTCCAGTTCCTCATCCCTGTGGACGGAGGCGTCAGCAGTCTGCTGGCTGTGCTCCCCCCAGCTGCCTG GAACGCAGAGCAGCAGAGGATCCTGTGGAAGATTCCGGACATTTCTCAGAAGTCTGAGAATGGAG GAGTAGGGTCCCTACTGGCACGATTCCAGTTGACCGAGGGTCCCAGTAAGCCGTCTCCGCTGGCTGTGCAGTTCACCAGTGAAGGCAGTACCCTCTCAGGCTGTGATATCGAGCTGGTCGGTCCCGGGTACAGATTCTCCCTCATCAAGAAGAGATTTGCTGCAG GGAAATACTTGGCTGACAATTAA